The segment TTAAACAGGTATTGCAGGATAGTGGCACCGGCGATTATATTGCATCATTCAGCAGCAAATGGCAAATGCCTCCGTTGATCTTTGCATGGGTCATTACAGCATTGTTACGTGTAACCATCGGTTCAGCAACTGTTGCAGGCATTACGGCTGCGGGGATTGTTGCTCCGTTAGTAACAACCGGTGTTGCTTCACCTGAATTAATGGTGTTGGCGGTTGGCAGTGGCAGTGTGTTTGGTTCGCATATCAACGATTCAGGTTTCTGGATGTATAAAGAATTCTTTCAACTTTCTCTTAAACAAACCTTTTTATCGTGGACGGTGATGGAGACTCTTATTTCTATTTTGGGATTGATAGGAGTTCTGCTATTAAACTATTTTATTTAATGATTCAAATGTTCAAATCGTTTGCAAGCCTTCTACTACCTGCCTGATCTTCTTCAATACTTCAATAATTTCTTCTTCAGTTGTAAAGCGGCCCAAACTAAACCGTATAGAACCAATCGCCACTTCATCTTTCAAACCCATTGCTTTTAATACATGCGATGGTTCTGCCGACGCTGAAGTACATGCAGATCCTGATGATACCGCTACATGTTTACTAAGCTGGCCAATGAGTTGCGCAGCACCATTGAAATCAAATGAAACATTTGCAACATGCGGAAGTAAAAAGTTTTTGTCGCCATTAAGCCTGGTACACCCAAGCTCCAACAACCCATTCAGCAATTGATCACGCAGTTGCTCAATTCGTAAGCGATCAGTTTGCATATCCAACAAACAAATGTCACATGCTTTGCCAAGCCCAACAATACCGGGCACATTCAATGTGCCGCTTCGCAACCCTTTTTCATGACCACCGCCATACTGAAGCGGACTTAATTTTACTCTTGGATTTTTCCTGCGCACATACAAAGCACCCACTCCTTTCGGACCATAAAATTTATGTGCCGATAAGGCCAACAGATCAATATCATCTTTCAACACATCAACCGGAATTTTTCCAACTGCCTGTGTGGCATCGCTGAAAAACAGCACGCCGGTTTTTTTTGCAATGGCTGTCATTTCTTTTATCGGAAACAAAACACCCGTTTCGTTATTGGCATACATCGCTGCAATCAGTATCGTATCAGCTTGTATGTTTTTTTCAAGCAGAGGCAGATCGGGCAATCCATTTGCATCAACAGGAAGATAGGTTACTGTTGCGCCCTGTTTTTCTAAATAAGCACAAGTATCCAACACGGCTTTGTGTTCCGTTTGGTAGGTAATAATATGTTTGCCCTTCGATTGATAGGTTTCATAAACACCCCGCAATGCAAGATTAACAGCTTCGGTCGCTCCGGAAGTGAAGATCAGTTCTGAGGGGTCAGACCCTATCAGCTTTGCAACTCTCTCCCGACCTATCGTAACAGCTTCTTCCGCCACCCACCCATACGCATGCGTTCGGCTGGCTGCATTTCCAAATCGGCTGGTAAAATAGGGCAACATTTCTTCCATCACCCTTGTGTCACAGGGAGTTGTGGCATTATAATCGAGATAGATGGGGTATTGCATACTTCTAAGACCTGCAAATTAGAACATAAATAGAACCATTCGCATGGTCGTTCGGCTCTTGCAGGCACATTCTTGCCGAATTCAAACCCTTTTTTAACATCCTTACTAAAAGCATCGGCCTACCTTTGCATTGCTCTCACTAACCAACAGGCTATACTACAAAACACTTAGTTCCAGAACAACTCTGCTGCCTGAGATACTATTTTTCACATTAAATCGTTACCGGCTATGAGTTTGGTGAAAGCGAAACTTTTATTATTTTTAAAAATCCAACATCCGTTAAACCAATTAACTATGAAACTATTTCGTACCAACCTGCTGTATATTGCTATTACAGCATTCATCATATTACAAATACCAATTGCTATTGCCGGTAACAGCCCCGATGCCGGAACACTCACACATTATATAAATGAAGTGGAGGAAGCCGCAAAGGTTGAACTGAATGCAGAAGAAATGATCGCTGCAAAGGCCGACAGCATTTACGATACACTTCATCTTTTACAGGCAGGTTTGCAGGAAGAAGCATTTGAACTGGCATATGAAGGCTATTATAAACTTTTGGAACAAGGCAAAATGTCGAAAAAGGATGTGTTAACCATTGCCGATTTCTCGAAACCATCTTCTGAAGAGCGTTTGTTTGTGATTGATATGGAAAAAGGAAAGATCCTCTTTCAAACATTGGTTGCACATGGCCGAAAGAGCGGGCTAATTTATGCAACTGAATTTTCTAACAAACCTGAATCAAATAAGAGCAGCCTTGGTTTTTATCTCACCATGCAACCTTATTACGGTGGAAAAGGATATGCATTGAGGTTACAGGGTTTAGAAAAAGGAATTAATGATAATGCATTTGAACGGGCTATTGTTTTGCATGGTTCAGACTATGTAACAAGTCAGTTTGCTAACAGCAATGGTTATTTAGGTCGCAGCCTTGGTTGCCCTGCTGTACCAACAAAACAAACAAAGGCTATCATTAACAGTATTAAAAACGGAAGTCTTTTATTTATCTATCATCCAACAGAAGAATACAAAACAAAATCAACGATACTGAACAGTTAATTCTGTTCCATCTTTTTAACCAATTGAGATTCGAGTTCCTGATGATGAAAAGCCCTGGCATTCCTGCCGGGGTTTTTAATGTACGATCATCCATGCAACAAGCTGAATGACGATGCCGGTAATAAGACCGGTATAAATTTCAAAAGATTTATGATCACTTACGACCAAACGGCTGCTGCATGTAACACCGGCAACAAGCACAGCTGCCAATAATGAAAAGACATCATCTAATTTATTGGCAAAAAGCAATAACACAAAGAATGCAACCATGCCACCAACACCCATGGCATGCATACTCACCTTCATGTAATTATTAATGATGAGTGAAGCACAGGAAGCAACAAATGCACTTAACAAAAATGCACGCAACTCTGTTGGGTCGCCTAATTGTTTGGATACATAATATGTCCAGAAGAAAAAAGTAATGCAGGCAACGTATGGAATAATGCGGTCTTTCTGTGTTGGCAATTGAATGGACTGAATAAAGCCAAGACCTTTCAACAGTAACACAGTTACGATCGGTAAAAAAATACTTGTACCAAAAACCCGCAAAAAATAAATGATCCTTGTTTCAGGATCAACACCAAGAAACACATGATTGTTTTGGTATAAAAGATACAGCACCACCCAGCCAATAATAAAAAGCGGGTGAAATAAATACGAAAAGATCAATGCAGGAATTCTAAATGCAGCCGGATATTTTTCAGGAGTTGTATCCAGGCTTCCTTCTTCATTAATCACCAAATGTTCCGTCATACTCATAATTGTTTACGTAACCTGGCCACAGGTATATTCAACTGTTCCCTGTATTTTGCCACGGTTCTGCGTGCAATATTATAGCCTTTTTCCTGAAGGAGTTCAGTTAAACGTTCATCGCTCAATGGTTTTCGTTTTTCTTCAGCATCTACCATATCAAAGAGTATCTTTTTCACTTCACGGGTAGATACTTCTTCACCGCTCTCTGTACTTAGCGATTCACTAAAGAAGAATTTCAATCGATACGTGCCGAATTCTGTTTGCACAAACTTACTGTTGGCTACACGGCTCACCGTTGAAATATCCAATCCGGTTTTTTCGGCAATGTCTTTCAGGATCATTGGTCGCAGGTTGGTTTCATCCCCTGTAAGGAAAAACTCTTCCTGGTGGCGCATGATGGAAGTCATGGTATGCAGCAATGTGTTTTGCCTTTGCTTTATAGCATCAATAAACCATTTTGCTGCATCAATTTTTTGTTTAATGAAAAGAACTGCTTCTTTTTGACGTTTATCTCTTTTGCTGCCCTTATCATATTCCTTCAGCATGTCACGGTAACCTTCGCTGATTCGCAGATCAGGTGCATTACGGGAGTTTAATGTGAGCTCAAGTTTACCCCCGTTATTCAGTATAAAGAAATCGGGAACAATGTATGTCTCTGCTTTATTTACTGATCCAACATTACCGCCTGGCTTGGGGTTTAGTTTAACGATCTGCTGAATGATTGCTCTTAATTGCTCATCATCCAAAGTAAGACTGCGTTGAATTTTTTCGTAATGCTTTTTTGTAAACTCATCAAAATACTTCTCCAGTATTGTAATAGCCTGCTCTATATCCTTGGATGTATTTGTTTTTTGTTTGTGCCGCAACTGAATGAGCAAACATTCCTGAAGATCTCTTGCACAAATACCAGGTGGGTCGAAATGCTGAATGATCTCAATTACTTCTTCTACATCTGCTTCCGAAGCATCAATATTTTGTCTGAATGCAAGGTCGTTTACAATAGCACTGTTTTCCCTGCGCAGGTAACCATCATCGTCAATACTACCAACAACCTGCTCAGCTATTACCTTCCGCTTATCATCCAGTTTCAACATACCTAACTGCTGAAGCAGGAGTTCATAAAAACTTGTCTCCAGTTTTACCGGTGTGGTTTTATGCTCTTCCTGTTCACCATAATTATCATCCCGCATACGGTAATCAGCAATATCATCATCGCCTTCATTTACATATTCATGAATATCGATATTATCGTATTCGTCTTCGCCCCCATCCAGATCATATTCCTCCTCATCAGATGTATCAAATTCATCTTTCACTTCACCGGTATCCTGGTCATCATTTTCTTCGTTCGATTGTTCCAATGCGGGGTTCTCTTCCAGCTCCTCTTTAATCCGTTCTTCCAGATTAGCCGTAGGTACCTGCAGCAACTTCATTAATTGAATTTGCTGGGGCGATAACTTTTGCAGTAATTTTTGATGTAGTCCCTGACTCAGTGCCATTTTCTCAATACATTTATACTTTACAATGCAATTGCAAGCCGCTAAAATATTAAAAAAACAGACAGGAATGAGAAATTGGAACAATTTTTGCGGAATGCTGACAATCCTGCTTTTGATCACAGCCTCAACAAAAGCCCAACAAGCTGATTCTGTGAAAGTTAAAAAAGAGACGGCCCAAATAATTCATTCTCCCATTTTTAACAAATACAACCTTCTCCAGCCATTGCCGGTCAATTCTTCAAAAAAAATTTCTACAAATCTTGGTAATCCTTTCGCCCATTGGGGATTTATGTGCATTGGCGAATACAAGCTGGAACAAAAGACGGGCATCCCTTTAAAAGTTCGCCTTGGTTCGCTTGATTACGTAAATAAACTGGAAGGGAAACAGTAAGATCGTTACTGCACAATATTCTCTTTCATAAACTGCAAATGATTTTGCACTGCACGCACATCTGCAAAACTATACGCATCGCCCAGGGCAATTTTATGAGCTGTGTTTGACTCTTCAGGAAACAATTCGATCCTGTTTAAAATGGTTTGGAGTTTTTCGACAGTTAATAACTGCTCCACTTTTACTGTACCGGCTTTGATGAGATCAACTAAATGACCTTCGATTGTGCCCTCTGTCAATTTACGAGTTGCTGCTATTTCTTTAATTGTTTTCCCTTCGTTAAACAAATGAAGCGTTACAGATTTTGTGTCCTCTTTTGGTTCGGTTGATTTTTCTTTACGCTCACGCTTTGGGCTATCTTTCTTTGCTTCGATATTTGTTTCAAGACCGTGTTCTTCGCAATAGCCCATCACCATTTCTATTATTTCATCACCATACTTATCGGCTTTGGCCTTGCCAAATCCTGAAAGTAATTGAAGATGCGTTTTTGAGAAAGGCAGATAAGTGCAGATCTCCTGCAAGCTGTTACTGTTAGCCAACAAATAAATAGGCATATTCTGTTCATCGCAAATACGGTCACGCCATGTCTTTAACCGGAAATACAAATCAGGATGATTGATGCCGACAACAGTTTGCTTTTTATTGGCAGCATAACTGGTAATATTTACACGAGGTGTAACAAGATTAAGTTTGTGCCTCAAATGATCAGTGATTGAGAACGGTTGTAATCCAGATTTCAAAAAATAGATCTCGGTGTGCAATGCCGTAAACAAAGTATTCAATTGTTCATTTACTTCGTCTGCAGCTGTTTTATGTTCGGTAATGAGTGGGTGCTGCTTTAACTGTTGTTGCAATTCTTCAAAACGTGGAATAAAATAATTCACGGCATCTTTTACACGCTGCTGCAACTGGCTGTTTGTTTCAACAACCGGTTGTTCTTTAAGCAATTGATTGATCTGGAGTAAAAACTTTCTCGCCACAGATTGTTCCTGTTGAAATTGAAATTGCATGTTACCGATCCATTCTTCTGCTCCCTCATTCAATTCAAATTTATGTTTGCTTGCAACCTGCATCAACAGTTTTAACGCCAATGCTGTTTGTTGAAATGTAAATAATTCTTCCAGTAATTGTTGTGAGAAGGCTTTTCGTGCTTCTTCAAATCGTTGGGGCAAAGAACCTTTTGGCGACAATGCTTTTTGCCCATCAACTACCTGCTGATTACTGAAGATCACATTGGGTTGAATTTTTGACAACAACACAATTCCTTCTAAACTGGTGCAACGGCTTAATGCAACGTAAACCTGTCCACTGGTGAATGAAAGACCGGCATCGATCATTACTTTTTCAAATGTTAAGCCCTGACTTTTATGAATAGTAATGGCCCAAGCCAATCGCAATGGATATTGTTCGAATGTTCCCAACACATCCTGTTCAAGTTTTCCATCGGTGCGATTAAGTGTGTAACGTGAATGATCCCATGTTTCCTTTTGTACACGGATGTTTTCATTGCCACATCTTACAATCACTTCTTCATCACTTAATGAATGCACCACACCGATCTTTCCATTGAAGAAACGTTTGCTTAGAGTGTCATTTTTCAGAAACATCACCTGTGCACCTTCTCTCAACACCAACTCTGCATCGGCCGGATAACTATTCTCCGGGAACTCGCCATCAATTGCTGCTTTGTAAGTATAAGGTGGTGCTGTTAACCGTTGCAATTGCTGACGGTTAATTAATTCTGCCTGGTTATTGTGAGATGTGAGTGTAATGAATGTTTCATCACGATCGGGTTGAAAGCCGGGTTGATAACGTTCATTCAATATTTCCAGATCATCCGCATCAAGCTGATTGTTACGCACCTTGTTCAGCAAGCGAACAAACTGTTCTTCTTTTTGTCGGTAGATCGTTGTGAGTTCGATCAGCAAAGGCATTTGTTCCTGTATGGCTTTACTGTCGAAAAAGAAAGTAGAATTATAATATTCCTGCAACACAGCCCATTCATGATTTTGTGCAACGGGCGGCAACTGAAACAAGTCACCGATTAACAATAGTTGCACGCCACCAAACGGAAGTTCATATTGGTAGCGAACACTTCTTAAAATTGTATCGATAGCATCCATTACATCGCAACGCACCATACTCACTTCATCAATAATAAGCACTTCCATTTTGCGAAGCAACTGTAAACGTTGTTTGTTATAACGAATCTTCGAAAGCAATTCCTGCTTACCTGCATTGGTTGGCAGCAAAGGATGCAAAGGCAATTGAAACAAACTGTGTAACGTAACACCTCCTGCATTGATCGCAGCCACACCTGTGGGTGCAGCAACAATAGTATTCTTCGCAGTATGTTCTTTCAGATATTTAAGGAAAGTTGTTTTGCCTGTTCCGGCCTTACCGGTAAGGAACACGCTTTCCTGCGTTTCGGTAACAAACCGATACGCTAATTCAAACCTTTCGTTGCGTTCCACAGATTGCATAAATGATAAATTAATAGATAAGACGCTGGTAATCGATTGCCGTGCCGCCAAAGTTAATGATCAAACATAACTTCAATCTTTCAATCAATTCATGTCTTTTCCACCGAGCATTAAAATTTCACTTACCTGCACTTCAGTGATGTATTTCTTATTTCCGTCTTTATCGTTATAACTGCGGTTGATGAGTTTACCCTCAATCATCACCTCCTTTCCTTTCGACAAATACTTTTCAGCGATCTCGGCTACCTTACCCCAGGCCACAAGTGTGTGCCATTGTGTTTCGGTGATCTTTTCGCCTTTAGCATTGCGATAGCTTTCACTGGTGGCAACGTTAAAGCGTGCCATTTTCTTTCCGCTTTCCAATGTTCTTACTTCAGGTGCATTACCGAGGTTACCGATCAATTGCACTTTGTTTTTTAATGCGTACATAAGTTTGAAATTTGCCGCCCGTAGTTT is part of the Lacibacter sediminis genome and harbors:
- a CDS encoding cysteine desulfurase family protein, yielding MQYPIYLDYNATTPCDTRVMEEMLPYFTSRFGNAASRTHAYGWVAEEAVTIGRERVAKLIGSDPSELIFTSGATEAVNLALRGVYETYQSKGKHIITYQTEHKAVLDTCAYLEKQGATVTYLPVDANGLPDLPLLEKNIQADTILIAAMYANNETGVLFPIKEMTAIAKKTGVLFFSDATQAVGKIPVDVLKDDIDLLALSAHKFYGPKGVGALYVRRKNPRVKLSPLQYGGGHEKGLRSGTLNVPGIVGLGKACDICLLDMQTDRLRIEQLRDQLLNGLLELGCTRLNGDKNFLLPHVANVSFDFNGAAQLIGQLSKHVAVSSGSACTSASAEPSHVLKAMGLKDEVAIGSIRFSLGRFTTEEEIIEVLKKIRQVVEGLQTI
- a CDS encoding murein L,D-transpeptidase catalytic domain family protein, producing MKLFRTNLLYIAITAFIILQIPIAIAGNSPDAGTLTHYINEVEEAAKVELNAEEMIAAKADSIYDTLHLLQAGLQEEAFELAYEGYYKLLEQGKMSKKDVLTIADFSKPSSEERLFVIDMEKGKILFQTLVAHGRKSGLIYATEFSNKPESNKSSLGFYLTMQPYYGGKGYALRLQGLEKGINDNAFERAIVLHGSDYVTSQFANSNGYLGRSLGCPAVPTKQTKAIINSIKNGSLLFIYHPTEEYKTKSTILNS
- the rpoN gene encoding RNA polymerase factor sigma-54, which codes for MALSQGLHQKLLQKLSPQQIQLMKLLQVPTANLEERIKEELEENPALEQSNEENDDQDTGEVKDEFDTSDEEEYDLDGGEDEYDNIDIHEYVNEGDDDIADYRMRDDNYGEQEEHKTTPVKLETSFYELLLQQLGMLKLDDKRKVIAEQVVGSIDDDGYLRRENSAIVNDLAFRQNIDASEADVEEVIEIIQHFDPPGICARDLQECLLIQLRHKQKTNTSKDIEQAITILEKYFDEFTKKHYEKIQRSLTLDDEQLRAIIQQIVKLNPKPGGNVGSVNKAETYIVPDFFILNNGGKLELTLNSRNAPDLRISEGYRDMLKEYDKGSKRDKRQKEAVLFIKQKIDAAKWFIDAIKQRQNTLLHTMTSIMRHQEEFFLTGDETNLRPMILKDIAEKTGLDISTVSRVANSKFVQTEFGTYRLKFFFSESLSTESGEEVSTREVKKILFDMVDAEEKRKPLSDERLTELLQEKGYNIARRTVAKYREQLNIPVARLRKQL
- a CDS encoding helix-turn-helix domain-containing protein, with translation MQSVERNERFELAYRFVTETQESVFLTGKAGTGKTTFLKYLKEHTAKNTIVAAPTGVAAINAGGVTLHSLFQLPLHPLLPTNAGKQELLSKIRYNKQRLQLLRKMEVLIIDEVSMVRCDVMDAIDTILRSVRYQYELPFGGVQLLLIGDLFQLPPVAQNHEWAVLQEYYNSTFFFDSKAIQEQMPLLIELTTIYRQKEEQFVRLLNKVRNNQLDADDLEILNERYQPGFQPDRDETFITLTSHNNQAELINRQQLQRLTAPPYTYKAAIDGEFPENSYPADAELVLREGAQVMFLKNDTLSKRFFNGKIGVVHSLSDEEVIVRCGNENIRVQKETWDHSRYTLNRTDGKLEQDVLGTFEQYPLRLAWAITIHKSQGLTFEKVMIDAGLSFTSGQVYVALSRCTSLEGIVLLSKIQPNVIFSNQQVVDGQKALSPKGSLPQRFEEARKAFSQQLLEELFTFQQTALALKLLMQVASKHKFELNEGAEEWIGNMQFQFQQEQSVARKFLLQINQLLKEQPVVETNSQLQQRVKDAVNYFIPRFEELQQQLKQHPLITEHKTAADEVNEQLNTLFTALHTEIYFLKSGLQPFSITDHLRHKLNLVTPRVNITSYAANKKQTVVGINHPDLYFRLKTWRDRICDEQNMPIYLLANSNSLQEICTYLPFSKTHLQLLSGFGKAKADKYGDEIIEMVMGYCEEHGLETNIEAKKDSPKRERKEKSTEPKEDTKSVTLHLFNEGKTIKEIAATRKLTEGTIEGHLVDLIKAGTVKVEQLLTVEKLQTILNRIELFPEESNTAHKIALGDAYSFADVRAVQNHLQFMKENIVQ
- a CDS encoding single-stranded DNA-binding protein, whose translation is MYALKNKVQLIGNLGNAPEVRTLESGKKMARFNVATSESYRNAKGEKITETQWHTLVAWGKVAEIAEKYLSKGKEVMIEGKLINRSYNDKDGNKKYITEVQVSEILMLGGKDMN